The stretch of DNA GCGCCTCAGTCTCCGTAGAGCGCCCCCAGCACGTCTTCGAACACCTGGGCGGGCGTCCAGGCGCCGGCATCCGACGGCATGCCCACGCCGATGTCGTAGCGCGCCGCGTCGGAAAGCCGCACGCGCAACAGCTCGCCGGTCATGGGCTCGGTGGCGTCGAGCAGGTTCGTGGGGCAGAACACGCAGCCGACCGCGCTGGCGCACAATTCGAGCAGCGTCATCATGTTGTTCGACTCTACCAGGCCTTTTGCTTTTATTTGGGCGTGGCGCAGCTCGATGCGGGCGATGCGCCCCGAAATGTCGTCGATGCTCTCCAGCAGAAACGGCAGGTCGCGCAAGCCTTTCAGTCCCCGCGCAAGCGCCAGGCTGCACGCCGTGTCCGACGGCAGGTCCCACGTCTGCGCGAGCAGCTTGGGATGCACCGCGCACACCACCTCTTCGCGGAAGATGCGCCGCACCGTCACGCCGGGGTGCGCGCTGTCGAACAGGGCCACGGCCAGATCCACTTCGCCGCGCTCGGTCATGCGCACCAGCTCTTCGTTCGTGCCTTCGAGCAGCCGTACGGACACGCCGGGAAGGCTGCGGTGGAACTGCGTCATGACGTGCGGCATGAGCACCTGCCCACGCATGTTGGAAATGCCTACCTTCAGCACGCCCGACCCGCCGCCGGCCACGTCTCCCAGCTGGCGCAGCATCGCCGTGCGCTCGCTGTCGGCCTTGCGGGCGTACTCCAGAAACACCTCGCCCGCGCGGGTGAGCGCCAGCGGCGTCGTGCGCACCACGAGCCGGCACCCCAGCCCGCGCTCAAGCGCCGCAAGTCTTGAGCTGAGCGTTTGCTGGGAAATCTGCAGCTCTTCGGACGCGCGGGTGAACGACCCGCTCTCCGTCAGCTGGACGAGCCATTTCCACGATTCCAGCGCCATGCTGCTCCCTCCCGCGTCGTTGCGCGTCTCGCTTTGATTTGATGCGGCTCCGATGTGCTTTGTGACCGACGAAGATTGTAGACCTACCGAAAATATTTGTCGATTGCCGAATTATAGGAATCTCCTTCCGATTGTGCAAATATTATGCTATAGGAACGTGCGCCTGCCAGGAGGATGCAGGCCTCCCTCTCGGAGCTTTGGCATGTACGGACGGGCCAAGACCGGCCCTGAAAGGAAGGGGACTTCATGAAGAAGAAAATCAAGGCGTTTGCAGCCGTCGCTCTTGCGGGCGTTCTGGCTCTCGGCATTGCGGGCTGCAGCGGTGGCGGCGATGCTGCTAGCAGCGACGGCGGCGACGGTGGGGCTGCTCCTGCGGCCGACGGCGGCTCGCTGCGCTTCATGACCGGCGGCGAATCGGGCACGTACTACGCTTACGGCAACGTGCTGGCCCAGTACGCCACCAACGGCGACTACGGCCTGGACGTGACGGCGCTTGCCGGCAACGGCTCGCAGGCCAACATCGAGGCGCTGCAAGACGGCGACTCCGACATCGCGTTCTGCCAGTCCGACGTGCTCGCCTACGCCTATGACGGCACGAACCTCTTCGAAGGCGCTCCCTACGAAGACTTCTCCGTCGTGGCCGACCTGTATCAGGAGCAGGTCCAGATCGTGACGTGCGATCCTTCCATCAAGTCCGTCGAGGACCTGAAGGGCAAGACGGTGTCGGTCGGCGCCGCGAACTCGGGCGTGTACTTCAATGCCGTTGACATCCTGGGCGTTTACGGCATCGAGCTTTCCGCGGAAGGCTCCGCCGACTTCGAGCCGGTGTACCAGAGCTTT from Xiamenia xianingshaonis encodes:
- a CDS encoding LysR family transcriptional regulator, giving the protein MALESWKWLVQLTESGSFTRASEELQISQQTLSSRLAALERGLGCRLVVRTTPLALTRAGEVFLEYARKADSERTAMLRQLGDVAGGGSGVLKVGISNMRGQVLMPHVMTQFHRSLPGVSVRLLEGTNEELVRMTERGEVDLAVALFDSAHPGVTVRRIFREEVVCAVHPKLLAQTWDLPSDTACSLALARGLKGLRDLPFLLESIDDISGRIARIELRHAQIKAKGLVESNNMMTLLELCASAVGCVFCPTNLLDATEPMTGELLRVRLSDAARYDIGVGMPSDAGAWTPAQVFEDVLGALYGD
- a CDS encoding TAXI family TRAP transporter solute-binding subunit; amino-acid sequence: MKKKIKAFAAVALAGVLALGIAGCSGGGDAASSDGGDGGAAPAADGGSLRFMTGGESGTYYAYGNVLAQYATNGDYGLDVTALAGNGSQANIEALQDGDSDIAFCQSDVLAYAYDGTNLFEGAPYEDFSVVADLYQEQVQIVTCDPSIKSVEDLKGKTVSVGAANSGVYFNAVDILGVYGIELSAEGSADFEPVYQSFADSADSLKDGKIDAAFIVAGAPTTAITDLSTTKDTYLVSLDQAHIDELLASNPYYSEATIPAETYGTEGPVETVSVGAVIIANNSVSEDSIYNLTKSIFDGQQDNADAHAKYNELVLEDAAAITSVPYHPGAAKYYEEQGVTAGE